One segment of Solanum stenotomum isolate F172 chromosome 1, ASM1918654v1, whole genome shotgun sequence DNA contains the following:
- the LOC125845293 gene encoding uncharacterized protein LOC125845293, producing MPSRRSVRGPPARRNVEEQGVTNAPEVQPQGEVMNTEFREAIRMLSQWKKGRAEGAPPVSWACFEEAFLGRFFSRELREAKMVVDMRNWISLFVAGLSHLSSKEGKAAMLIRDMDIARLMVYVQQVEEEKLRDREEFRNKKAKTSGNESEQQRNNVNQCTSK from the exons ATGCCTTCACGAAGATCTGTTAGAGGTCCTCCTGCTAGAAGGAATGTCGAGGAGCAAGGGGTAactaatgcacctgaagtgcaaccccaaggagaagtCATGAATACTGAGTTCAGGGAAGCGATTCGGATGTTaagccaa tggaaaaagggtagagctgagggaGCACCACCTGTGAGTTGGGCTTGCTTTGAGGAGGCCTTTTTGGGGCGTTTCTTTTCCCGAGAactgagagaggccaag ATGGTTGTGGATATGAGAAACTGGATAAGTCtttttgttgctgggttgtcccATCTGTCAAGCAAAGAGGGAAAGGCAGCCATGCTAATTAGGgacatggatatagcaaggtTAATGGTCTATGTGCAACAGGTTGAAGAGGAGAAGTTGAGGGATAGGGAGGAATTCAGAAATAAGAaggctaagacatcagggaatgagtCAGAGCAACAAAGAAATAATGTGAACCA